The proteins below come from a single Eucalyptus grandis isolate ANBG69807.140 chromosome 3, ASM1654582v1, whole genome shotgun sequence genomic window:
- the LOC104417563 gene encoding LOW QUALITY PROTEIN: desiccation-related protein PCC13-62 (The sequence of the model RefSeq protein was modified relative to this genomic sequence to represent the inferred CDS: inserted 1 base in 1 codon; deleted 2 bases in 2 codons), whose protein sequence is MAFTNFMATTSMALFYLLLLLIPSSNCADLDSHHDHEVPKSDVDLPEFPLNLEYFEAELFLYASLGYGLDKVAPNLTLGGPSPVGARAANLGPLIKDIILQFAYQEVGHLKAIKKIVKGFPRPLLNLSMDSFAQVVDKAFGYALKPPFDPYANELNFLLASYLVPYVGLTCYVGANSKLQGSVSKRLVAGLLGVESGQDAVIRALLYERAHKKVEPYEIIVAEFTNRFSELRDRLGHDGLKDEGLVVPRHLGAEGKIEGNVLAGDVYSVAYDRTPEEIXRIVYGSGDARVPGGFYPKGGDGGIARSYLRSV, encoded by the exons ATGGCATTCACCAACTTCATGGCCACCACCTCGATGGCTCTCttctacctcctcctcctcctcatcccaAGCTCGAACTGCGCAGACCTCGACTCCCATCACGATCACGAAGTCCCGAAGAGCGATGTGGACCTACCGGAGTTTCCGCTGAATTTGGAGTACTTTGAGGCAGAGCTCTTCTTGTATGCCTCGTTGGGGTATGGATTGGACAAGGTGGCCCCGAACTTGACCTTGGGAGGTCCATCCCCAGTTGGAGCTAGGGCTGCCAACTTGGGTCCTCTCATCAAGGATATCATCTTGCAATTTGCTTACCAAGAAGTCGGTCATTTGAA GGCCATCAAGAAGATAGTGAAGGGGTTTCCAAGGCCGCTGCTGAATTTGTCT ATGGATTCATTTGCCCAAGTGGTAGACAAAGCATTTGGGTATGCTTTGAAGCCTCCATTCGACCCATATGCCAATGAACTTAACTTCTTGCTTGCATCCTATCTGGTCCCTTATGTTGGCCTCACA TGCTATGTTGGAGCAAACTCCAAGCTCCAAGGCTCTGTCTCCAAAAGG CTTGTCGCGGGCCTTCTCGGCGTCGAATCAGGTCAGGATGCAGTGATCCGAGCCCTTCTATACGAGCGGGCGCACAAGAAAGTCGAGCCATATGAGATAATCGTGGCGGAGTTCACAAATAGGTTTTCGGAGCTGAGGGACAGACTTGGGCATGACGGGCTTAAGGACGAGGGCCTCGTCGTACCCCGTCACCTAGGTGCCGAGGGGAAGATCGAGGGGAACGTGCTCGCAGGCGATGTATACTCGGTCGCGTACGACCGAACGCCGGAGGAGA CGAGGATCGTCTATGGGAGCGGCGATGCGAGAGTCCCGGGAGGATTCTATCCCAAAGGAGGGGATGGTGGCATTGCTAGGTCTTATCTCCGGTCGGTGTAG